ATGTTAGCAAGTCCTAAAGCTCTTTGGGACAATTGTCTTACGCTTATCCGTCAGCATGTCTCTGAGCAACATTTCAATACGTGGTTTAAACCCATTGTTTTCGAGTCGTATAAGCCGGCTACGAAAACTTTGCTGGTTAGAGTTCCGAGTACTTTCTTCTATGAGTATTTGGAAGCAAACTTCGTGGACTTACTGAGCAAGGTATTGCATCAGAATTTTGGTGAAGGTATTCGTCTGACTTATCGTGTTGTGGTAGTCAAGGATGCTCCTGGTGGTACTACACCTTTGCCTTTAGATCCTGATGATGCTAATGACTTGAGTCCTAAGAGTCATCAGGCACAGGCAGGAAGCGAGACTGCTGCAGCAGGAGAATCTCAAATGGATGATATTGATACCCAACTTGATCCTAAGTTGACATTCAATAATTACATGGAGGGTGAAAGTAATAAGCTTCCACGTTCTGTGGGATTGTCTATTGCAGAACATCCTAATACAAGTCAGTTTAATCCGATGTTTATCTATGGTCCGTCTGGTAGCGGTAAGACACATTTGGTCAATGCCATTGGTGTTAAGGCTAAGCAGATGTATCCGCAAAAGCGCGTGCTCTATGTGAGTGCCCGTCTCTTTCAGACGCAATATACAGATGCTATTCTGCACAATTCAAGCAATGATTTCATCAATTTCTATCAGTCTATCGATATGCTGATCGTTGATGATATTCAGGATTGGGCAGGCAAGGCAAAGACATTGAATACGTTTTTCCATATCTTCAATCATCTCTTCCGTAATGGTAAGCGCATCATATTGGCAAGTGACCGTCCTCCGGTAGATTTGAAAGATGTGCCAGATCGCCTTCTGACGCGTTTCTCTTGTGGTTTGGTATGTGAATTGGAAAAACCGAACGAGCAGCTCTGTGTGGATATCTTGAGCAATAAGATACGTCGTGATGGTTTGAAAATCTCCAAGGAGGTTGTTAGTTTCATTGCTCAAACCTGTAATGGTAGTGTGCGTGATTTGCAGGGTGCCATCAATGGTTTGCTGGCTTATAGCATTGTGTATAACAGCAATATTGATATCCGCTTGGCAGAACGCGTTATCAAGAGAGCCGTGAAGGTGGATGACAAGCCTTTGACGATAGATGATATCGTAGAGAAGGTTTGTACTCATTATAATGTGACTACAGCTGCCGTGAACAGTAAGAGCCGTAAGCGTGATTATGTGGTGGCAAGACAGGTGACGATGTATCTGGCACAGAAATATACCAAAATGCC
This is a stretch of genomic DNA from Segatella hominis. It encodes these proteins:
- the dnaA gene encoding chromosomal replication initiator protein DnaA, with product MLASPKALWDNCLTLIRQHVSEQHFNTWFKPIVFESYKPATKTLLVRVPSTFFYEYLEANFVDLLSKVLHQNFGEGIRLTYRVVVVKDAPGGTTPLPLDPDDANDLSPKSHQAQAGSETAAAGESQMDDIDTQLDPKLTFNNYMEGESNKLPRSVGLSIAEHPNTSQFNPMFIYGPSGSGKTHLVNAIGVKAKQMYPQKRVLYVSARLFQTQYTDAILHNSSNDFINFYQSIDMLIVDDIQDWAGKAKTLNTFFHIFNHLFRNGKRIILASDRPPVDLKDVPDRLLTRFSCGLVCELEKPNEQLCVDILSNKIRRDGLKISKEVVSFIAQTCNGSVRDLQGAINGLLAYSIVYNSNIDIRLAERVIKRAVKVDDKPLTIDDIVEKVCTHYNVTTAAVNSKSRKRDYVVARQVTMYLAQKYTKMPASRIGKLVGNRDHSTVIHSCSKVEERLKIDATFSDEIMSIENSFKLKA